One window from the genome of Cucumis melo cultivar AY chromosome 10, USDA_Cmelo_AY_1.0, whole genome shotgun sequence encodes:
- the LOC103489351 gene encoding protein RBL gives MNAPIIDPLQGDFPEVIEEFLEHGVMKCIAFNRRGTLLAAGCSDGNCVIWDFETRGIAKELKDKDCVSAITSVCWSKYGHQILVSAADRSLTLWDVLKGEKINRITLQQTPLQARLHPGSSQPSLCLACPLSSAPMIVDLKTGSTTLLPVCISDTDTASARGKVSDGTPPFTPTAACFNKYGNLVYVGNSKGEILIIDYERIQIEAMVPISGGAVVKNIVFSRNGQYLLTNSNDRTIRIYENLLPNKDGLKVIDDITKEFDGFDGAEKLKAVGTKCLTLFREFQDSITRMHWKAPCFSGDGEWVVGGSASKGEHKIYIWDRAGYLVKILEGPKEALIDLGWHPVHPIVVSVSLTGLIYIWAKDYTENWSAFAPDFKELEENEEYVEREDEFDLNPETEKVKEPDVNEDEEVDIITVEKDSAFSDSDASQDELCFLPSIPCPDVTEQQDKCVEISSKMIDNNNSGSPLSEEAGVNGRTTNHASSPMEVLDNTDDAGGARMKRKRKPSEKGLELQAEKVKKPSKPSSRLSKFKTKSMVHQDNSNGTYGDDNSDE, from the exons ATGAATGCCCCAATTATTG ATCCGTTGCAGGGAGATTTCCCGGAGGTTATAGAAGAGTTTCTCGAACATGGAGTTATGAAATGCATCGCCTTTAACCGTCGTGGTACTCTTCTAGCAG CTGGATGCTCTGATGGAAACTGTGTTATTTGGGACTTCGAGACCAGAGGCATCGCTAAGGAGCTTAAAGATAAAGATTGTGTTTCTGCCATAACTAGTGTTTGTTGGTCAAAATATGGCCACCAAATTCTTGTATCGGCTGCTGATAGGTCATTAACATTGTGGGATGTTCTGAAAGGGGAGAAGATTAACCGCATAACGCTGCAACAGACCCCCTTACAAGCTCGTCTGCATCCTGGATCGTCTCAACCATCTCTCTGCCTGGCATGCCCTCTCTCATCTGCTCCTATGATTGTTGACTTAAAGACGGGAAGCACAACTCTACTTCCAGTTTGTATTTCTGATACAGATACGGCTTCTGCTCGAGGCAAAGTTTCGGATGGAACTCCACCTTTTACTCCTACAGCAGCTTGCTTTAACAAGTATGGCAACCTGGTTTATGTAGGAAATTCAAAAGGTGAAATACTTATAATAGATTATGAAAGAATTCAAATAGAGGCCATGGTTCCAATTTCTGGAGGTGCTGTTGTTAAGAACATAGTTTTTAGTAGAAATGGTCAATATCTGCTCACTAATTCTAACGATAGAACAATTAGAATATATGAAAATCTCCTACCCAATAAAGATGGATTGAAAGTCATCGATGACATTACGAAAGAGTTCGATGGGTTTGATGGTGCTGAGAAGCTGAAGGCTGTTGGAACAAAGTGTTTAACTCTTTTCCGGGAGTTTCAAGATTCGATTACTAGAATGCACTGGAAAGCACCTTGTTTCAGTGGTGATGGTGAGTGGGTTGTTGGTGGTTCTGCAAGCAAGGGAGAACACAAGATTTATATTTGGGATCGGGCAGGTTATCTGGTAAAAATCCTCGAAGGTCCTAAGGAAGCATTGATTGATTTAGGCTGGCATCCCGTTCATCCCATTGTTGTTTCTGTTTCACTTACTGGCTTGATTTATATTTGGGCTAAAGATTATACCGAGAATTGGAGTGCTTTTGCTCCTGATTTTAAAGAGCTCGAGGAAAACGAAGAATACgtagaaagagaagatgaatttGATCTAAATCCTGAAACTGAGAAG GTGAAAGAACCTGATGttaatgaagatgaagaagtcgATATCATAACTGTGGAGAAGGATTCAGCTTTCAGTGATTCAGATGCTTCACAAGATGAACTATGCTTCTTGCCATCTATCCCATGTCCTGATGTTACTGAGCAGCAGGATAAGTGCGTAGAGATTTCTTCAAAAATGATCGATAATAACAATTCTGGATCCCCACTTTCAGAGGAGGCCGGTGTAAATGGTCGAACAACCAATCATGCATCAAGTCCAATGGAAG TGTTAGACAACACCGACGATGCAGGAGGAGCACGGATGAAAAGAAAACGGAAACCATCAGAGAAAGGACTGGAGTTGCAAGCAGAGAAGGTGAAGAAACCCTCTAAACCTTCAAGTAGATTGTCTAAATTTAAAACCAAGTCCATGGTTCATCAGGATAATAGTAATGGTACGTACGGTGATGACAATTCTGATGAATAG
- the LOC103489352 gene encoding ethylene-responsive transcription factor WRI1, which translates to MEEMRKVTKEEYLASLRRRSSGFSRGVSKYRGVARHHHNGRWEARIGRVFGSKYLYLGTYNTQEEAAAAYDMAAIEYRGANAVTNFDISNYIGRLENKSSLLEEATQQTDDPNYSPVSSEGEVVQQQQQDQQQQQQQQTTLFSGPPDLQFSIESNPAMVVMDEPPTQDDHDLHWSFLDTGLFVQVPDLPLEKSSELADLYFDEIGFEDDIGMMFEASLENNNCEANNNSSNSNNNNNNNVGKMEVNEKIRLFSTTTSPSSSSITTSVSCEFRV; encoded by the exons ATGGAAGAGATGCGGAAAGTAACGAAGGAGGAATATTTGGCGTCGTTACGGCGGCGGAGCAGTGGTTTCTCGAGAGGTGTTTCTAAGTATCGTGGAGTCGCGCGCCACCACCACAACGGTCGGTGGGAGGCTCGGATTGGCCGTGTTTTCGGAAGCAAATATCTATATTTGGGAACTTACA ACACACAAGAAGAAGCAGCAGCAGCATATGACATGGCAGCAATTGAATACAGAGGAGCCAATGCAGTGACCAACTTTGACATTAGCAATTACATTGGAAGATTAGAGAATAAATCATCACTTCTTGAAGAAGCAACACAACAAACAGATGACCCTAATTACTCCCCTGTTTCTTCCGAAGGAGAAGTAgtacaacaacaacaacaggatcaacagcagcaacaacaacaacaaacgACATTATTCTCGGGCCCTCCCGACCTCCAGTTCTCAATCGAGAGCAACCCGGCAATGGTCGTCATGGACGAACCACCAACACAAGATGACCACGATCTGCACTGGTCATTTTTAGACACGGGATTATTCGTACAGGTCCCCGACCTCCCGCTCGAGAAATCAAGCGAATTGGCCGATCTGTACTTCGACGAGATCGGGTTTGAGGACGACATTGGAATGATGTTCGAAGCAAGCTTAGAGAACAATAACTGTGAGGcgaataataatagtagtaatagtaacaataataataataataatgttggGAAGATGGAGGTGAACGAGAAAATCAGATTGTTCTCAACAACTACTTcaccatcttcttcatcaataaCCACCTCGGTTTCGTGTGAATTTAGGGtttga